A genomic segment from Candidatus Methylacidiphilales bacterium encodes:
- a CDS encoding trypsin-like peptidase domain-containing protein, which translates to MKFQPPEPRHSDTIGAIGLILFSLLFFCPVTGKSAETPDIRQSLVRITNTIQNPDYRAPWNPGSLSKVSGTGFIIDGSRIMTNAHVVSNTRFLTVEREGDPKLYPARVAFVAHDCDLAILSVDTPDFLKNLLPLEFDKIPQLETTVSVYGYPIGGDRMSVTRGVVSRVDFQTYSHSSADSHLIVQIDAAINPGNSGGPVLQNGKVVGVAFQGYSGDVAQNVGYIIPVPVIHRFLKDIQDGHYDRYVDLAINYFPLVNPGERKILGLKDDDRGVLVSSVLKQGSADGVLQAGDVLLTIDGLPIGSDGFVSLEGTRVEMVEIVERKFTGDTVKFLALRNGRQLELSVRLKPFWPYLMASFQYDIRPRYVVFAGLVFQPLTRNLMQSLSANTLRLRYLYEQYVNESIYMDRSEIIVLSDVLADPVNTYFGAARLSVVSKVNGKAIRRLEDLAESFSKPAEYYVIELEGESRPIVVEASAVEPARERIRKFYNIHEEQYLGDAITP; encoded by the coding sequence GTGAAATTTCAGCCACCTGAGCCGAGACATTCCGATACGATTGGGGCCATCGGGCTCATTCTATTTTCTCTTCTATTCTTTTGCCCGGTAACCGGCAAATCAGCCGAAACGCCCGACATCCGCCAGAGTCTCGTCCGCATCACCAATACAATCCAAAACCCGGACTACCGCGCGCCTTGGAATCCCGGAAGCCTGAGCAAGGTCAGCGGCACCGGATTCATCATCGATGGCAGCCGGATCATGACCAATGCGCATGTGGTCAGCAACACCCGGTTCCTGACGGTGGAACGGGAGGGCGACCCCAAACTCTATCCCGCCCGCGTGGCGTTCGTCGCCCATGACTGCGACCTGGCCATTCTGAGCGTCGATACCCCCGATTTCCTCAAGAACCTGCTCCCGCTCGAATTTGACAAGATTCCTCAGCTTGAAACCACGGTTTCGGTCTATGGCTATCCCATTGGTGGCGACAGGATGTCGGTCACGCGCGGCGTGGTGTCGCGGGTGGACTTTCAAACCTACAGCCATTCCTCGGCTGACTCGCATCTGATCGTGCAGATTGACGCCGCCATCAATCCCGGCAACAGCGGAGGTCCGGTGCTTCAAAACGGCAAGGTCGTGGGCGTGGCGTTCCAGGGTTATTCCGGCGATGTGGCCCAAAACGTCGGCTACATCATACCGGTTCCCGTCATTCACCGCTTCCTGAAGGACATTCAGGACGGGCATTACGACCGCTATGTGGATTTGGCCATCAATTATTTTCCCCTGGTCAACCCCGGCGAGCGCAAGATCCTCGGCCTGAAGGACGATGATCGCGGGGTGCTGGTTTCTTCCGTGCTCAAACAAGGCTCGGCCGACGGAGTCCTGCAGGCGGGCGATGTGCTCCTGACAATCGACGGGCTCCCCATCGGAAGCGACGGCTTTGTAAGCCTGGAAGGCACCCGGGTTGAAATGGTGGAAATTGTGGAGCGAAAATTCACCGGCGACACCGTCAAATTCCTGGCCCTGAGAAATGGCAGGCAATTGGAACTATCCGTCCGCCTCAAGCCTTTCTGGCCCTATCTTATGGCGAGCTTCCAATATGACATCCGCCCGCGCTACGTGGTTTTCGCCGGGCTCGTCTTCCAGCCCCTGACGCGGAATTTGATGCAGTCCCTCAGCGCCAATACGCTTCGATTGCGCTATTTGTACGAGCAGTATGTCAACGAATCCATTTACATGGACCGCTCCGAAATCATTGTCTTGAGCGACGTGCTCGCCGACCCCGTCAACACCTACTTCGGCGCGGCGCGCCTGTCCGTGGTTTCCAAAGTGAACGGGAAGGCCATCCGGCGGCTGGAGGACCTTGCGGAAAGTTTTTCCAAACCCGCCGAATATTATGTCATCGAACTGGAAGGCGAGAGCCGCCCCATCGTGGTCGAAGCGTCCGCAGTCGAACCGGCCCGGGAACGCATCAGGAAATTTTACAACATTCACGAGGAACAATACCTTGGCGACGCGATTACTCCTTAA
- a CDS encoding DUF1844 domain-containing protein yields the protein MAEIREEPNYSQGELAQKFVQFVMIQAQNILFVLGKIPTPDGRRHAPNLDAAKMLIDQLETIKVKTKGNLNKQEAGILDEALSSVQLAFVEASGGTPASMMPERDPGLDMPPLEEEEEDPAEEPPQAAAPPHAARETAPPSKPEAKQDEEPKKKYFKSYG from the coding sequence ATGGCAGAAATCCGGGAAGAACCCAATTACAGTCAGGGCGAGCTGGCCCAAAAATTTGTCCAGTTCGTCATGATCCAGGCCCAGAACATCCTTTTTGTGCTGGGCAAAATTCCAACCCCGGACGGACGCAGGCACGCGCCGAACCTGGATGCGGCGAAGATGCTGATCGACCAGTTGGAAACCATCAAGGTCAAGACCAAGGGCAACCTCAACAAACAGGAGGCTGGCATCCTCGATGAAGCGCTTTCATCAGTCCAACTCGCCTTTGTCGAGGCCAGCGGGGGCACCCCCGCAAGCATGATGCCGGAGCGCGATCCCGGGCTCGACATGCCGCCCTTGGAAGAAGAGGAAGAAGATCCCGCCGAAGAACCGCCGCAGGCTGCGGCCCCGCCGCACGCCGCGCGTGAGACGGCTCCCCCGTCAAAACCTGAAGCAAAACAGGACGAGGAACCGAAGAAAAAATATTTCAAGAGCTACGGCTGA
- a CDS encoding pitrilysin family protein — MTDNSKPTSSVQLERPAISKYVLPNGLTLLVQEDHSAPVVSMQAWCAAGSTTEGKYLGCGISHILEHMLFKGTERRGNSEIALALQNVGGYVNAYTSVDRTVFHVDLPSAGWKTALDVLTDAIFHSTLPVDQYSKEQEVIRREFAMSNDNPGNSLSKLLFATAFAVHPYKYPVIGHLELYNKLTREDVLEYYHKYYVPNNLTFVIAGDVNPEEVKTELDKLTTGIERKPLEAPVIPDEPAQLARREDEKPFPTDTIRMAMSYHTPGITDPDAYALDLLAVVAGDGDSSRFNRDLVENKKMLRSVDVFSYTPGATGLWAATATFHPGSTVSTAEVESEITRLLEEFKNTPIGATELEKAKRKALADRAAEGKTMEGEANSLGNNWFVARDVYFSDTYLQKLQQVTAADLQSVARKYFTPGNLTVVRLVPESSAKAPIATTAKSKSSELEQVALKNGAPLVLKKDNKVPLFTVRAIVRGGLLVENAKDSGIGKLMLRLLDKGTTHRSAEQIADEIENLGGSIQTEFGNNTFSLSIEVLEPDARKAMDLLSDMLLNPVFPDSEFQKEKVQQLADIKLEQDKPLVLAGNALKANLYGPHPYGRNSLGTAETLASITREDVVRFYKNLWQPRSVVFAAGGSFDRDALVAAFEKSFPPSVFGASAGASQNLDVAFQGRGQDVLVATPKQQAIVEIGFPGCQVDSPDRPALEIINEALSDLGSRLFIRIREKQSLAYFVGTNQMLGVKPGYFIFYAGTEASKGEKVRSELLDEIHNIATGGLTEAEVSRARAKLVGSRLMESQTAPTLAYKGGLNVLYGLGLNYEDQLNARIAAITLQEVNQAAAKYFSGNNFVCVIVKPQAKP, encoded by the coding sequence ATGACTGATAATTCCAAACCGACATCGTCCGTCCAACTGGAACGGCCCGCCATCTCCAAATATGTACTGCCCAACGGGCTGACCCTCCTGGTGCAGGAAGATCATTCCGCCCCCGTGGTTTCCATGCAGGCCTGGTGCGCGGCGGGAAGCACCACGGAAGGCAAATATCTCGGCTGCGGCATCTCCCACATTCTGGAACACATGCTGTTCAAAGGGACTGAACGGCGTGGCAATTCGGAAATCGCCCTCGCGCTTCAAAATGTCGGCGGTTATGTCAACGCCTATACCTCGGTTGACCGGACCGTATTCCACGTCGATTTGCCCAGTGCCGGCTGGAAAACGGCCCTCGATGTTTTAACAGACGCCATTTTCCACTCCACCTTGCCGGTCGATCAATATTCCAAGGAACAGGAAGTCATCCGTCGCGAGTTCGCCATGTCCAATGACAACCCCGGCAACAGCCTCTCCAAACTGCTCTTTGCCACCGCCTTTGCCGTCCATCCCTACAAGTACCCGGTCATCGGTCACCTGGAGCTTTACAACAAATTGACGCGTGAGGACGTCCTGGAATATTACCACAAATATTATGTCCCGAACAATCTGACCTTTGTCATCGCGGGCGATGTCAACCCGGAAGAAGTCAAAACCGAACTGGACAAGCTGACGACAGGCATCGAAAGAAAGCCGCTCGAAGCGCCTGTCATTCCGGATGAGCCCGCGCAACTGGCGCGGCGCGAGGATGAAAAGCCCTTCCCCACCGACACGATCCGCATGGCGATGTCCTATCACACACCGGGCATCACGGACCCCGACGCGTATGCGCTCGACCTGCTGGCAGTCGTTGCCGGCGACGGCGACAGTTCGCGCTTCAACCGCGACCTGGTTGAAAACAAAAAAATGCTGCGCTCGGTTGATGTTTTTTCCTACACACCGGGAGCGACCGGGCTTTGGGCGGCCACCGCCACATTCCACCCCGGAAGCACGGTTTCCACCGCTGAGGTCGAATCCGAGATCACGCGACTATTGGAGGAATTCAAAAACACACCGATCGGCGCCACGGAACTCGAAAAGGCCAAGCGCAAGGCCCTGGCAGACCGCGCCGCTGAAGGTAAAACAATGGAAGGCGAGGCCAATTCGCTCGGCAACAATTGGTTTGTGGCCCGCGATGTTTATTTTTCCGACACCTATCTTCAAAAGCTGCAGCAGGTCACTGCGGCTGATTTGCAGTCCGTGGCCCGGAAATATTTTACCCCCGGCAACCTGACCGTCGTCAGGCTGGTCCCGGAGTCGTCCGCAAAAGCGCCGATTGCCACCACGGCAAAAAGCAAATCATCGGAACTGGAACAGGTTGCACTGAAAAACGGAGCCCCGCTGGTCCTGAAGAAAGACAACAAGGTGCCATTGTTCACAGTCCGCGCCATCGTGCGGGGCGGCTTGCTTGTGGAAAATGCAAAAGACAGCGGGATCGGGAAGCTGATGCTCCGGCTTTTGGACAAAGGCACCACGCACCGCAGCGCGGAGCAGATCGCCGACGAAATTGAAAATTTGGGCGGATCGATCCAAACGGAGTTTGGAAACAACACCTTTTCGCTTTCCATTGAAGTCCTCGAACCGGATGCCCGGAAGGCGATGGATTTGCTGTCGGACATGCTGCTGAATCCGGTTTTTCCCGACTCGGAGTTTCAAAAGGAAAAGGTCCAGCAATTGGCCGACATCAAGCTGGAACAGGACAAGCCGTTGGTACTCGCCGGGAACGCGCTTAAAGCCAATCTCTATGGCCCGCATCCCTATGGCCGAAACAGCCTGGGTACGGCTGAAACCCTCGCTTCAATCACCCGCGAGGATGTTGTCCGCTTTTACAAAAACCTCTGGCAACCCCGCTCCGTGGTGTTTGCCGCAGGCGGCAGCTTTGACCGGGATGCTTTGGTGGCCGCTTTTGAAAAATCATTCCCGCCGTCCGTCTTCGGCGCTTCCGCCGGGGCATCGCAAAACCTGGATGTCGCATTCCAGGGACGCGGGCAGGACGTGCTGGTTGCAACACCGAAGCAGCAGGCGATAGTCGAGATCGGCTTTCCCGGCTGCCAGGTGGACAGTCCCGACCGCCCGGCGCTTGAAATCATCAATGAAGCCCTGTCGGACCTCGGTTCGCGCCTGTTTATCCGGATCCGCGAAAAGCAGTCGCTGGCTTATTTTGTTGGCACCAACCAGATGTTGGGCGTGAAGCCCGGTTATTTTATCTTTTACGCCGGCACGGAAGCGTCGAAGGGCGAGAAAGTCCGTTCCGAACTGCTGGATGAAATCCACAATATCGCCACCGGCGGCCTGACGGAGGCTGAGGTCAGCCGGGCCCGGGCCAAGCTCGTGGGCAGCCGGCTCATGGAAAGCCAGACCGCGCCGACGCTTGCCTACAAAGGCGGACTGAACGTGCTGTATGGCCTCGGGCTGAATTACGAGGATCAATTGAACGCCAGGATAGCCGCCATCACCCTGCAGGAGGTAAACCAGGCGGCTGCGAAATATTTTTCAGGAAACAACTTTGTTTGCGTGATTGTCAAACCGCAGGCAAAGCCTTAG